Proteins from a genomic interval of Ndongobacter massiliensis:
- a CDS encoding glutamate-cysteine ligase family protein → MKPWTREEKIAHITAVAERGVSSENKREVGIELEHFLIDRDTKKRRFYGEPGGVQEVLEQIGALPGFAPVRSHGHILGAQARDYAISIEPGAQFEISVRHDPSVRVLQKRYQDALTRICPVLEKYNLTLLTIGLDPENTVDAIPVIPKERYRIMTEYLSAQGAYATTMMRRSCALQVSLDYSNEADFVRKFRVLSALSPILYTLFDSAALLEKKPVPSYNMRQEVWRQTDPARCGIVPGTFDATFGFRRYAEWVLGIAPLFIPQADGSVRETGAQSLDRLLDTLPTEEERRALIAHALSIVFPDVRLKEFLEVRMMDEVPGNLAFGAAVLLKGLLYDEENLHFLETEFADASESMVARGKNSGRDNGIQGYYFSDYFAHWGVRLADRAKRAVSGAEGEFLDDLRRMWDQLDTPRSIFEREMRMHGYESALSMFEVEPGCRMKLRLQQETGA, encoded by the coding sequence ATGAAACCATGGACCAGAGAAGAAAAAATCGCGCATATCACCGCGGTGGCGGAGCGCGGCGTGTCTTCGGAAAATAAACGTGAAGTCGGGATTGAGTTGGAACATTTTCTCATCGATCGCGATACCAAGAAGCGACGCTTCTATGGCGAGCCGGGCGGCGTGCAGGAAGTGTTGGAGCAGATCGGCGCATTGCCGGGCTTTGCGCCCGTGCGTTCTCATGGTCATATCTTGGGTGCGCAGGCGCGCGACTACGCGATTTCCATTGAGCCCGGCGCACAGTTTGAAATCAGCGTGCGGCACGACCCCTCGGTGCGCGTATTGCAAAAGCGCTATCAAGATGCGCTGACCCGCATTTGTCCGGTATTGGAAAAATACAATTTGACGCTTTTGACCATCGGACTGGATCCGGAAAACACCGTGGATGCGATTCCGGTGATTCCGAAAGAGCGCTATCGCATCATGACCGAATATCTCTCGGCGCAGGGCGCGTATGCGACCACGATGATGCGGCGCAGCTGTGCGCTGCAAGTTTCCCTGGATTATTCCAATGAAGCCGATTTCGTGCGAAAGTTCCGCGTATTATCGGCCCTTTCGCCCATTTTATACACGCTTTTCGACAGTGCGGCGCTTTTAGAGAAGAAACCCGTCCCAAGCTACAATATGCGTCAGGAAGTGTGGCGACAGACGGATCCGGCGCGCTGCGGCATTGTACCGGGTACCTTTGATGCAACCTTCGGTTTTCGCCGCTACGCGGAGTGGGTGCTGGGGATTGCACCGCTCTTTATTCCGCAGGCGGACGGAAGCGTCCGGGAAACGGGCGCCCAGTCTCTGGATCGTTTGCTTGACACGCTGCCGACGGAAGAGGAACGCCGCGCCCTGATTGCCCATGCGCTTTCCATTGTCTTTCCGGATGTGCGGCTCAAGGAATTTTTGGAAGTGCGCATGATGGATGAGGTGCCGGGAAATCTAGCATTCGGTGCCGCCGTGTTGCTCAAGGGACTCCTTTATGACGAGGAAAATCTGCACTTTTTGGAAACGGAATTTGCAGACGCCAGCGAATCGATGGTAGCGCGCGGAAAAAATTCGGGACGCGACAATGGAATTCAAGGCTACTATTTTTCAGATTACTTTGCCCATTGGGGCGTTCGCCTGGCGGATCGGGCAAAACGGGCTGTCAGTGGCGCCGAGGGGGAATTTTTGGACGATCTGCGCCGCATGTGGGATCAATTGGATACCCCGCGGTCCATTTTTGAGCGCGAAATGCGGATGCACGGGTACGAAAGTGCGCTGTCGATGTTTGAAGTGGAACCGGGTTGCCGCATGAAATTGCGTCTGCAGCAGGAAACGGGGGCATGA
- a CDS encoding MBL fold metallo-hydrolase has translation MSIKIQYIYNSCFTIESESHFLVIDYFRGDLILPPDKKILFLVTHGHADHYTPEIFTLPGAEKAHYLLSDEIRAPRDSGKIIRLGDSPEEAARTKRLYTPSRVRRAHPGESFTWEGLQVHTFPSTDAGMSILFEWDDIFFFHAGDLNAWKWPSMSASEQKKEVEDYKNVLDQVRNFPVHVGFCPVDPRLAENAFLGGNLFLETLNPEIFLPMHFGDDCAITTAFRKQAAPRFRTRIYTIAAPYDTLYIKR, from the coding sequence ATGTCGATCAAAATTCAATATATTTATAACAGCTGTTTCACCATCGAAAGCGAATCGCATTTCCTCGTCATCGATTACTTTCGAGGTGATCTCATTTTGCCGCCGGATAAAAAGATTCTCTTCCTCGTCACGCACGGACACGCCGATCACTATACCCCGGAAATTTTTACGCTCCCGGGCGCAGAAAAGGCGCATTATCTGCTCTCCGATGAGATTCGCGCGCCGCGTGACTCCGGAAAAATCATACGCCTCGGCGATTCGCCGGAAGAAGCGGCGCGTACCAAGCGACTTTACACCCCTTCGCGCGTGCGGCGGGCGCACCCCGGCGAAAGTTTCACTTGGGAAGGTCTGCAAGTGCACACCTTTCCCTCCACCGACGCGGGAATGTCAATTCTCTTTGAATGGGACGATATCTTTTTCTTTCACGCAGGGGACCTCAATGCATGGAAATGGCCCTCGATGAGCGCCTCCGAACAAAAAAAAGAAGTCGAAGACTATAAAAATGTCCTCGACCAGGTACGGAACTTTCCTGTGCACGTCGGATTTTGTCCCGTGGATCCACGCTTGGCTGAAAATGCCTTTCTCGGCGGGAATCTCTTTTTGGAAACCCTCAATCCCGAGATTTTTCTACCCATGCATTTTGGCGATGATTGCGCCATTACAACGGCATTCCGCAAGCAGGCGGCACCCCGCTTCCGCACGCGCATTTACACCATTGCCGCCCCCTACGACACGCTGTATATCAAACGATAG
- a CDS encoding ABC transporter ATP-binding protein: MFEIVNLKKTFYPGTVNARMALCGVNLTLEPGDFVTIIGGNGAGKSTLLNAICGSFPVDDGHILLDGTDLTKLPQHVRANDLGRVFQDPMLGTAANMQIEENLAMAARRGKRRGLSWGIHERERKRYREALARLGLGLENRLQDKVGLLSGGQRQALTLLMATLVRPKLLLLDEHTAALDPATAATVLQLTRTLIEDEKLSALMVTHNMQDAIDCGNRLIMMDRGRIIYEVAGREKSALRVEDLLKRFQERASGAISDRMLLG, encoded by the coding sequence ATGTTTGAGATTGTGAATTTGAAAAAGACGTTCTATCCCGGAACGGTGAATGCCCGCATGGCCCTGTGTGGGGTCAATCTGACGCTGGAACCGGGTGATTTTGTGACCATTATCGGGGGCAACGGCGCGGGAAAGTCCACTCTGTTGAATGCCATTTGCGGCAGTTTTCCTGTCGATGACGGGCACATTCTTCTCGATGGCACGGATCTGACGAAGTTGCCGCAGCACGTGCGCGCGAACGATTTGGGACGCGTGTTTCAGGATCCCATGCTCGGGACCGCAGCGAATATGCAAATTGAGGAGAATTTGGCGATGGCGGCGCGGCGCGGAAAACGGCGCGGGCTCTCCTGGGGGATTCATGAACGCGAGCGGAAGCGCTACCGCGAGGCATTGGCGCGACTGGGTCTGGGGCTGGAGAATCGTCTGCAGGATAAAGTCGGACTGCTTTCCGGCGGGCAAAGACAGGCGTTGACGCTGCTTATGGCGACCTTGGTGCGTCCAAAATTGTTGCTGCTGGATGAACACACGGCCGCGCTGGATCCGGCAACGGCGGCGACGGTGCTTCAGTTGACGCGGACCCTTATTGAGGACGAAAAGCTCAGCGCGCTGATGGTGACCCATAATATGCAGGATGCCATTGACTGTGGCAATCGTCTGATTATGATGGATCGCGGACGCATCATCTACGAGGTTGCGGGACGTGAAAAAAGCGCCCTCCGGGTCGAAGACCTATTGAAGCGCTTTCAGGAGCGTGCCTCCGGTGCCATCAGCGATCGCATGCTGTTGGGATAG
- a CDS encoding ABC transporter permease, whose translation MAFLLALQGAAAQGLAWSILALGAYISFRLLDFPDMTMDGAFTLGACVSAVAIVAGLPPVLALFLAFLAGAGAGGITGLLHTKLGIPAILAGILTQIGLYSVNLRILGRANQPFLQLTTLYKQVQDGIAQIGPSLSTDQVAVLLGLLLAFGVVAFLYWFFGTEIGSAIRATGNNAEMVRALGQSTDQTMVLALCLSNAWVGFAGGLVAMYQGAADVGMGAGAIVIGLASIVIGETILPHVRAFGSKLSAVVLGSVLYRAMVALVLQLGLHTNDMKLLTALLVVVALYLPQVLAARRGKREGRHV comes from the coding sequence ATGGCTTTCTTACTCGCTTTACAGGGCGCTGCGGCGCAGGGATTGGCTTGGAGCATCCTTGCGCTGGGCGCCTACATCAGTTTTCGCTTGTTGGATTTTCCCGACATGACGATGGACGGCGCGTTCACTCTTGGCGCCTGCGTCAGTGCGGTGGCGATTGTCGCAGGGCTGCCGCCGGTGCTTGCGCTATTTCTCGCATTTCTGGCAGGTGCCGGCGCCGGCGGCATCACCGGTCTTTTGCATACGAAACTGGGGATTCCTGCCATCCTTGCCGGCATTTTGACACAGATCGGTCTGTATTCCGTCAATTTGCGCATTTTAGGACGTGCCAACCAACCGTTTTTACAATTGACCACGCTGTATAAGCAGGTGCAGGACGGCATCGCGCAGATTGGACCTTCGCTTTCGACCGATCAGGTGGCGGTTTTGTTGGGCTTGTTGCTCGCCTTCGGCGTCGTTGCGTTTCTGTACTGGTTCTTCGGCACGGAAATCGGATCCGCCATCCGCGCAACCGGCAACAATGCGGAAATGGTGCGCGCGCTCGGACAGAGCACCGATCAGACAATGGTGCTGGCACTTTGCCTTTCCAACGCGTGGGTCGGCTTTGCCGGTGGATTGGTCGCCATGTACCAAGGCGCCGCGGATGTGGGCATGGGCGCGGGCGCGATTGTCATCGGTCTGGCGTCGATTGTCATTGGGGAAACCATTTTGCCGCATGTGCGCGCTTTTGGCAGCAAACTCAGCGCCGTCGTGCTCGGTTCCGTTCTTTATCGGGCCATGGTCGCCCTCGTTTTGCAGCTGGGACTTCACACCAATGACATGAAATTGCTGACGGCATTGCTGGTGGTTGTGGCGCTGTATTTGCCGCAGGTGCTCGCCGCGCGGCGCGGAAAACGGGAGGGGCGTCATGTTTGA
- a CDS encoding ABC transporter substrate-binding protein: protein MKNRIKKIGAGWLAILLLALTACGGSAGTESGTSQESAGASGAGSEAAASSLAKDSEASAEESTTVYKIGVVQLAPHNALEDAYQGFLEGLRVRGYEEGKNLALDYNNALGDASNVTTVAQKVVHNEPDLIFAIATPAAQAVANLTKEIPIVITAVTDPVAAGLVPSGGGGNVTGTSDLTPVAEQFALLQTLLPEAKRIGILTNSSEDNSRVQVEMAKEAAQAAGLQLMEYTISKSDELVSVTQSMVGKIDALYVPTDNLVSENLLAVTGVTTPAKIPVICGEEAMLERGGLATKGINYFELGKQAGDMAADILEGADPASLPIGYQKDLTIRINEEVAGELGIVVPDTLR, encoded by the coding sequence ATGAAAAACCGTATTAAAAAAATAGGCGCCGGTTGGCTGGCCATTCTGCTTCTGGCGCTCACCGCCTGCGGCGGGTCGGCAGGTACAGAAAGCGGCACCTCGCAAGAATCGGCCGGTGCGTCGGGCGCAGGCAGCGAGGCGGCTGCCTCGAGCCTGGCGAAGGATTCTGAGGCGTCGGCGGAGGAGTCGACTACAGTGTACAAAATCGGCGTGGTGCAGTTGGCGCCCCATAATGCGTTGGAGGACGCTTATCAGGGCTTTTTGGAGGGATTGCGGGTGCGCGGTTACGAAGAGGGCAAGAATCTGGCTCTTGATTACAATAATGCGCTCGGCGATGCGAGCAATGTAACGACCGTGGCGCAAAAAGTCGTGCACAATGAGCCCGATCTCATTTTTGCCATCGCTACGCCAGCGGCACAGGCGGTAGCGAATCTGACAAAGGAGATTCCCATCGTGATTACGGCGGTGACGGATCCCGTTGCGGCCGGATTGGTGCCGAGTGGCGGCGGCGGGAATGTAACGGGAACGTCCGACTTGACACCCGTTGCGGAGCAATTTGCACTGTTACAGACCTTGCTGCCGGAAGCAAAGCGGATCGGCATTCTGACGAATTCATCGGAAGATAACTCGCGCGTGCAGGTGGAGATGGCGAAAGAAGCCGCACAGGCAGCCGGATTGCAGTTAATGGAATACACCATTTCCAAATCGGACGAACTGGTGTCGGTCACGCAGTCGATGGTTGGGAAAATCGATGCGCTTTACGTGCCGACGGACAATTTGGTTTCTGAAAACCTGCTTGCCGTCACGGGCGTTACTACGCCGGCGAAGATTCCCGTCATCTGCGGCGAAGAAGCGATGCTGGAACGGGGCGGCCTCGCCACCAAGGGGATCAACTATTTTGAGCTCGGCAAGCAGGCGGGCGACATGGCGGCGGATATTCTGGAAGGCGCGGATCCTGCGTCCCTTCCCATCGGCTACCAGAAAGATTTGACGATCCGCATTAACGAAGAGGTGGCGGGCGAACTCGGAATTGTCGTGCCCGACACGCTGCGTTAG
- a CDS encoding acetate kinase, which produces MKILVINCGSSSLKYQLFDMDKEIVQAKGLVERIGIEGSRLVQEVGEEEFVNATEIPNHEVAVQLVFDALTDKAHGVIADVAEISAVGHRAVHGGEEITESCLIDEHVLKILEKYTPFSPLHNPANLQGMQACRKILGDKPMVAVFDTAFHQSMPQENYMYAIPYEYYEKYRIRRYGFHGTSHHFITLRAAQILNKPLEDLNIISCHLGNGSSITAVKNGKSFNTTMGLTPLEGPPMGTRSGSLDPAIVTFLQTQLGKSAKEVDTLLNKESGVYGLSGKSSDFRDLEAGAEAGDARCQLALDVFAARVRDAIGQYAVELGRVDAITFTGGIGENGAAMRAMICNGLGILGVQMDEAVNAKRKPKEKQISTADSKIAVWVIPTDEELMIARDTKRLVEGA; this is translated from the coding sequence ATGAAAATTTTAGTTATCAACTGCGGCAGTTCATCGCTGAAGTACCAGCTTTTCGACATGGACAAAGAGATCGTGCAGGCGAAGGGATTGGTCGAACGCATCGGCATCGAAGGGTCGCGTTTGGTGCAGGAAGTCGGCGAGGAGGAATTTGTCAATGCAACGGAAATTCCGAACCACGAAGTTGCCGTACAGTTGGTCTTTGACGCATTGACGGACAAAGCGCACGGCGTCATTGCGGATGTTGCGGAAATTTCTGCAGTGGGGCATCGCGCGGTACATGGCGGGGAAGAAATCACGGAGTCCTGCCTTATTGACGAGCATGTGCTGAAAATTTTGGAAAAATATACGCCGTTTAGCCCGCTGCATAATCCGGCCAATCTGCAGGGGATGCAGGCGTGCCGCAAGATTTTGGGCGACAAGCCGATGGTCGCCGTGTTTGACACGGCCTTTCACCAGAGTATGCCGCAGGAAAATTACATGTACGCCATTCCCTACGAATATTACGAGAAGTATCGGATCCGTCGCTATGGTTTCCACGGAACCAGCCATCACTTTATCACGCTGCGGGCGGCGCAGATTTTGAATAAACCGCTGGAGGACCTCAACATCATTTCCTGCCATCTGGGCAATGGATCCTCGATTACGGCGGTGAAAAACGGCAAGAGCTTTAATACGACGATGGGTCTCACGCCCTTGGAAGGGCCGCCGATGGGTACGCGCAGCGGTTCATTGGATCCAGCGATCGTTACCTTCCTGCAGACGCAGCTCGGCAAGAGCGCCAAGGAAGTCGACACCCTGCTGAACAAAGAATCCGGCGTGTACGGGCTCTCGGGCAAGAGCAGTGATTTCCGCGATTTGGAGGCGGGTGCTGAGGCGGGCGATGCGCGCTGCCAATTGGCATTGGACGTCTTTGCAGCGCGGGTGCGCGATGCGATTGGACAGTATGCCGTCGAATTGGGTCGCGTCGATGCGATTACCTTTACTGGCGGCATCGGCGAAAACGGTGCGGCGATGCGTGCCATGATCTGTAACGGCTTAGGCATTCTCGGCGTGCAGATGGACGAAGCGGTCAACGCCAAGCGCAAACCGAAGGAAAAACAGATCTCCACGGCGGATTCCAAGATCGCCGTCTGGGTGATTCCGACGGATGAAGAACTTATGATTGCGCGCGATACCAAGCGTTTGGTGGAAGGGGCGTAA
- a CDS encoding nucleotidyltransferase has product MKEPILVVMAAGMGSRYGGLKQIDPIGPGGERLLDYSIYDALRAGFRRVIFVIRAENRGVFEECVLRVLPKELEARLAFQEFSDLPEGFVPPEGRTKPWGTGHAVRAARAQIDAPFGVINADDYYGPEGFRALYEFLCGEAQEKDDAYALIAYPISHTLTPNGSVSRGICATKDGFLTHITERTAVFADGANAKYTEDGGKSFCSISGDTPCSMNFWGFPRAFLEAIEESFRRFLKAELPKNPLKAEFYLPSAVGEQLASGRARVHMRYSQDQWFGVTYRADREAAKQEMQKRIDRGMYPKKLWDGKNACRP; this is encoded by the coding sequence ATGAAAGAACCGATCTTAGTAGTAATGGCGGCGGGCATGGGTTCGCGATATGGCGGTCTGAAACAGATTGACCCGATCGGCCCCGGCGGAGAGCGCCTGTTGGATTATTCGATTTATGATGCGCTGCGCGCCGGATTTCGCCGCGTGATTTTCGTGATTCGTGCGGAAAACCGGGGGGTGTTTGAAGAGTGCGTGCTGCGCGTTTTGCCGAAAGAACTGGAAGCAAGGCTGGCGTTTCAGGAATTTTCGGATTTGCCCGAGGGATTTGTTCCGCCGGAAGGGCGGACGAAACCGTGGGGCACGGGGCACGCAGTCCGCGCGGCGCGGGCCCAGATTGATGCTCCGTTCGGCGTGATCAATGCGGACGATTACTATGGCCCGGAAGGTTTTCGGGCACTTTACGAGTTTCTCTGCGGCGAAGCACAGGAAAAGGACGATGCGTATGCGCTCATCGCCTATCCGATCTCGCATACATTGACGCCAAACGGGTCAGTCTCTCGCGGGATTTGTGCGACAAAAGACGGATTTTTGACGCACATTACGGAGCGCACCGCCGTGTTTGCCGACGGAGCGAATGCGAAGTATACCGAAGACGGGGGCAAGAGTTTCTGTTCGATTTCGGGCGATACGCCCTGCTCGATGAATTTTTGGGGCTTTCCGCGCGCATTTTTAGAGGCAATTGAAGAGAGTTTTCGCCGCTTTTTGAAAGCGGAATTGCCGAAAAATCCACTGAAAGCGGAATTCTATCTGCCCAGTGCCGTCGGGGAACAACTGGCATCCGGTCGGGCGCGCGTGCATATGCGCTATTCGCAGGATCAGTGGTTCGGCGTGACGTACCGTGCGGATCGTGAAGCGGCGAAGCAGGAGATGCAAAAGCGGATTGATCGGGGGATGTACCCGAAGAAATTGTGGGACGGAAAAAACGCGTGCCGGCCATAG
- a CDS encoding AI-2E family transporter translates to MKFNQNDKHSIKLVLTVVTLSLIICATVWNFKAVWGLFGLLWNVCVPFIAGLCLAFIVNMPMSLLERRIYRRIPKAGLRRAVALVSAYVLVIAVIFFIFMSVLPQLIASLRTLVNNVPSFLQNLHDYAIKINAPEAVITFIENSQETLKPSVLWDYIVKFFSNEENTALVNQLLNNVVSVLSIVLSSFISVFLTTVFSIYILASKEDLGKQAKELLYSFFSEKFADGVMYVFYTAYDNFYNFFTGQFLEAVALGTMCFVGMSLLNLPYAIVISVLIGFCALIPMVGPIIGALVGCLLLLIESPLSAVGFAVFIVCLQQFDGNLVYPRIVGKSVGLPSMWVLFAITVGGSLFGVLGMLIFVPIISTAYDLLTDFKTRRLVSRKIQIEEK, encoded by the coding sequence ATGAAATTTAACCAAAATGACAAGCACAGCATCAAACTCGTACTGACCGTTGTCACACTTTCGCTCATTATCTGTGCCACCGTCTGGAATTTCAAAGCCGTCTGGGGTCTTTTTGGGTTGTTATGGAATGTTTGTGTACCCTTTATCGCCGGACTCTGCCTCGCTTTTATTGTCAACATGCCCATGTCGCTGTTGGAGCGGCGCATTTACCGACGCATTCCCAAGGCGGGGCTGCGCCGGGCGGTCGCCCTCGTGTCCGCCTATGTCTTGGTCATTGCCGTCATTTTTTTCATTTTTATGTCCGTACTGCCGCAACTCATCGCTTCGTTGCGCACGCTGGTCAATAACGTACCCTCTTTTTTGCAAAACCTCCATGATTACGCCATAAAAATCAACGCACCCGAGGCGGTCATCACCTTTATTGAAAACAGTCAGGAGACGCTCAAGCCCAGCGTTTTATGGGACTATATCGTCAAATTCTTTTCGAACGAAGAAAACACAGCCCTTGTCAATCAGCTGCTGAACAACGTCGTCAGTGTGCTGTCCATCGTGCTGTCCAGTTTTATCAGCGTATTTTTGACGACGGTTTTTTCGATCTATATTTTGGCATCAAAAGAAGACCTCGGCAAACAGGCGAAAGAGTTGCTCTATTCCTTCTTTAGTGAAAAATTTGCCGATGGCGTTATGTACGTCTTTTATACCGCTTATGACAACTTCTACAATTTCTTTACCGGCCAGTTTCTGGAGGCCGTCGCCCTCGGCACGATGTGTTTTGTCGGCATGTCCCTGCTCAATCTGCCCTATGCCATCGTCATTTCCGTTTTAATCGGCTTTTGTGCCCTGATCCCCATGGTTGGACCGATTATTGGCGCCCTCGTCGGCTGTCTGCTGCTACTGATTGAGTCGCCGCTGTCCGCCGTCGGCTTCGCCGTTTTCATTGTCTGTCTGCAGCAATTTGACGGCAACCTCGTCTATCCGCGCATCGTCGGCAAATCCGTCGGACTGCCCTCCATGTGGGTGCTGTTCGCCATCACCGTCGGCGGCTCGCTTTTCGGCGTGCTGGGCATGCTGATCTTTGTGCCGATTATCTCGACGGCATACGATTTGCTGACCGACTTCAAGACGCGGCGGTTGGTTTCGAGGAAAATTCAAATCGAAGAAAAGTGA
- a CDS encoding hemolysin III family protein, which produces MIRAKKGKLNSDKKAKVENKDGTGLPVYSFAEELTNAISHGVGVILSFAMMVLLILIGRSNHNPAQIASFAIYGACSIAMFLSSTLYHSISNQKAKKILRVFDHCSIFIFIAGTYTPTCILTLGNKKGIGLLIGVWAIAIFGIVFKIMTYGKYSRYNKISTFLYILMGWLVIFSIGDIYRASSTIFIILLFIGGLLYTIGTIFYRVKRYHLTMLFGIFSCWQPAWHILRHI; this is translated from the coding sequence ATGATTAGGGCAAAGAAAGGCAAATTAAATTCCGATAAAAAGGCTAAGGTTGAAAACAAGGACGGGACGGGTTTGCCTGTTTATTCATTTGCAGAGGAACTGACCAACGCAATTTCACATGGAGTGGGGGTGATTCTGAGCTTTGCCATGATGGTGCTTTTGATCTTGATAGGCAGGTCAAATCACAATCCGGCCCAAATAGCCTCTTTTGCAATCTACGGGGCCTGTTCCATAGCAATGTTTTTATCATCAACCCTTTACCATTCAATAAGCAATCAGAAGGCAAAAAAAATACTTAGAGTTTTCGACCATTGCAGTATATTTATTTTCATAGCAGGCACTTATACACCGACCTGCATACTGACTCTGGGAAATAAAAAAGGTATAGGCCTCCTGATAGGGGTCTGGGCCATAGCAATCTTCGGTATTGTTTTTAAAATCATGACCTATGGCAAATATAGTAGGTATAATAAAATTTCAACTTTTCTCTACATACTTATGGGTTGGCTGGTAATTTTTTCCATAGGGGACATCTATCGGGCCAGCTCCACCATTTTTATAATTTTGCTTTTTATAGGGGGCTTGCTCTATACTATAGGTACAATTTTTTATAGGGTGAAAAGATACCATTTAACCATGCTATTTGGCATTTTTTCGTGCTGGCAGCCAGCATGGCACATTTTGCGGCATATTTAA
- a CDS encoding IS30 family transposase — protein MPIIKDFVEYWRIEKRYSPDAVIMKIENEGLSFETEICTKTLYNYISKDYFLNLTNRNLPRRVKKAKRRYRRVRKSYRTRGKSIDQRPMEANERSEFGHWEMDCVESGRGGRSCLLTVVERQTNYSLNFKLLSQSQKQVKMPLDRMERKLGRPSFPRLFKSITVDNGSEFLDVQSLMSSLFAKKKARTEIYYCHPYSSYERGSNEQMNGQIRRFIPKGTDISKVSKGQVREITNHFNTYLKRSLEGKTFEQLFHQELAKIGIAI, from the coding sequence ATCCCAATAATCAAAGATTTTGTTGAATACTGGAGAATAGAGAAAAGGTATTCACCGGATGCGGTAATCATGAAGATCGAAAACGAAGGACTCTCTTTTGAAACCGAGATTTGTACAAAAACCCTCTACAACTACATCAGTAAAGATTACTTCCTCAATCTGACAAATCGAAACTTACCCCGTAGAGTTAAAAAAGCCAAAAGAAGATATCGTCGTGTTAGAAAGTCATATCGAACAAGAGGAAAGTCTATTGACCAACGCCCCATGGAAGCAAATGAGCGGAGTGAATTTGGTCATTGGGAAATGGATTGTGTAGAGTCCGGGCGTGGAGGTCGATCTTGCCTTTTAACAGTAGTAGAGCGTCAAACAAACTACTCACTAAACTTTAAGCTACTCTCACAAAGCCAGAAACAAGTTAAAATGCCACTTGACAGGATGGAGAGGAAACTGGGTAGACCATCATTTCCCAGACTCTTTAAAAGTATTACCGTGGATAATGGCAGTGAGTTTTTAGATGTTCAAAGCCTTATGTCTTCTTTGTTCGCCAAGAAAAAAGCGCGAACGGAGATTTACTACTGCCACCCCTATAGTTCTTATGAGAGGGGAAGTAATGAGCAAATGAATGGGCAAATTCGAAGGTTTATCCCGAAAGGCACGGATATCTCCAAGGTCAGTAAGGGACAAGTTAGAGAAATTACGAACCACTTCAACACGTACCTGAAGCGAAGCCTAGAAGGAAAGACTTTCGAACAATTATTTCATCAAGAGCTCGCGAAGATAGGAATTGCTATTTGA